In the genome of Pieris napi chromosome 16, ilPieNapi1.2, whole genome shotgun sequence, one region contains:
- the LOC125057531 gene encoding 15-hydroxyprostaglandin dehydrogenase [NAD(+)]-like yields the protein MELKGQVALITGAAAGIGLSYSEELLKNGAKVSLCDIDSEIGEQIADELGVKYGRKNVLFCQCDVTDYPQYEEAFEMTIKVFNRLDIVINNAGVMNDRFWELEVDVNLNGVIRGTLLAYRYMGKDRGGQGGTIVNTASTAFAKPQVSTPIYTATNYAVVGLTRAYGDQYHVNLTGVRSIVLCPGLTDTGLIKDIRKQLMSSEYEAAWQRDNANSKTQSSEHVARSLIEILLKAQSGSVWVVENGQPVREWRA from the exons ATGGAGTTAAAAGGACAAGTAGCTTTAATCACCGGTGCAGCCGCCGGTATTGGACTCTCCTATTCGGAAGAACTCCTCAAGAATGGTGCTAAG GTTTCCCTGTGCGATATTGATTCTGAAATAGGGGAGCAAATTGCTGATGAGCTCGGTGTAAAATATGGACGAAAAAACGTATTATTTTGCCAATGTGATGTTACTGATTATCCACAGTATGAAG AAGCCTTCGAGATGACAATAAAAGTATTCAATCGATTggatatagtaataaataatgctGGGGTGATGAACGATAGATTTTGGGAGCTCGAAGTTGATGTCAACCTG AACGGCGTTATCCGAGGTACGCTCCTAGCATACCGTTATATGGGCAAAGACCGTGGCGGGCAGGGTGGAACCATAGTGAATACAGCCTCCACTGCCTTCGCCAAACCACAAGTGTCTACCCCCATCTATACGGCTACGAATTACGCAGTTGTCGGGCTGACTAGGGCCTATGGG GATCAATACCACGTCAACCTCACAGGAGTAAGGAGTATAGTTTTGTGTCCGGGATTAACGGACACTGGACTAATTAAGGACATCCGTAAGCAGTTGATGTCTTCTGAATATGAGGCTGCGTGGCAGAGAGATAATGCTAACTCAAAAACTCAGAG CTCTGAACACGTCGCAAGATCTTTGATTGAAATCCTATTGAAAGCTCAAAGTGGATCAGTATGGGTCGTGGAGAACGGTCAGCCGGTGCGCGAATGGCGTGCTTAA
- the LOC125057527 gene encoding kelch-like protein 10: protein MEFNSKHRKLSKNKNFVRTLSTKPRLTKKRTVIRKRKCVCLPENYSVVEFPSIWNELRLNGQLCDGTIVCRDMKSIRVHRAILSAVSPYFKVLFINSLKKGEPEEKEIFVDVPSYYMSLILDYAYTGTCTVSGDNVQYLLPYADQFDVVGIVQLCCQYLLKELQPHNCLGIFKFARCYFCNDLEKKGKLYIRQQFSKVLKECSEFKSLSNEELEDVLRDDELNVRNEEVVFQAIKTWVEHDLDNRRKYLPSLLTCVRYGHISYKYFKTKILQWQPVVDDEKCQEALYPAVVFLTVLDSRPETEADLNDPLARPRIPYEILFAVGGWSAGSPTSFVETYDTRADRWFLSIHMDLSPRAYHGLCALNNLIYMIGGFDGSDHFNTVRCYDPVTNTWHERACMYQARCYVSVVVHDALIYALGGYNGRTRMSSVERYYPDKNQWEMTTSMNKQRSDASAASLGGKIYIVGGFNGQEVLSSAEVFDPETKQWSFIRSMQSPRSGVSLIAYRDSLYALGGFNGYSRLNTGERFCPQRGGEWQEVTEMFSARSNFATVLLDDMIFVIGGFNGSTTIPHVECYDADTMEWYDAAPMNLTRSALSACVLAGLPNARSFSYLAKAVPAAGADQAHNS from the exons ATGGAATTTAATTCGAAACATcgaaaattatcaaaaaataaaaatttcgttcGTACTTTATCTACTAAGCCCAGACTAACAAAAAAACGAACAGTTATCCGTAAACGAAAATGTGTATGTCTGCCAGAAAATTATTCAGTTGTAGAGTTTCCTTCAATTTGGAACGAGCTAAGGTTGAACGGCCAACTTTGCGATGGCACAATAGTATGCCGAGACATGAAATCAATTCGAGTACATCGAGCTATTCTTTCTGCCGTGAGTCCTTATTTTAAAGTCCTCTTTATAAATTCTCTGAAGAAGGGAGAACcagaagaaaaagaaatatttgtaGATGTACCGAGTTACTATATGAGTCTCATATTAGATTACGCATATACGGGTACATGTACAGTGTCGGGTGATAACGTCCAATACCTTTTACCATATGCTGATCAATTTGATGTAGTTGGTATTGTACAGTTATGCTGCCAATACCTTTTAAAAGAGTTACAGCCCCACAACTGCCTCGGAATATTCAAGTTTGCTagatgttatttttgtaatgatttagaaaaaaagggAAAGCTTTACATAAGACAGCAATTTTCTAAAGTTTTGAAAGAATGTAGtgaatttaaatcattatCAAACGAAGAATTGGAAGATGTTTTACGTGATGATGAACTGAACGTTCGAAACGAGGAAGTTGTATTTCAAGCAATCAAAACATGGGTTGAGCACGATTTAGATAATAGAAGAAAGTATTTGCCTTCGTTGTTAACGTGTGTGCGATATGGACATAtcagttataaatattttaaaacgaaaaTTTTACAGTGGCAACCGGTCGTTGATGATGAG AAATGCCAAGAAGCGTTATATCCAGCAGTTGTATTTCTAACAGTGTTAGATTCAAGGCCTGAAACGGAAGCTGATCTTAATGATCCTTTGGCAAGACCGCGTATACCATACGAAATACTTTTTGCCGTTGGAGGTTGGAGCGCTGGAAGTCCCACCAGTTTTGTAGAAACTTATGATACAAg GGCCGACAGATGGTTCCTTTCGATACACATGGATTTGTCACCTCGCGCCTACCACGGCCTGTGTGCccttaacaatttaatatacatgaTTGGCGGATTCGACGGCAGTGACCATTTCAATACTGTGCGTTGTTATGATCCAGTTACCAATACTTGGCACGAACGGGCCTGCATGTACCAAGCGAGATGTTACGTCAGCGTTGTTGTTCATG ATGCTCTTATCTACGCGTTAGGGGGCTATAATGGAAGAACTCGGATGTCGTCGGTAGAGCGTTACTATCCCGATAAAAATCAATGGGAAATGACCACGTCTATGAATAAACAGCGGTCGGATGCTAGCGCTGCTTCTCTCGGCGGAAAG atttatatCGTTGGGGGTTTTAATGGACAAGAAGTGCTGAGTTCAGCGGAAGTCTTCGATCCTGAAACGAAGCAATGGAGTTTTATCCGATCGATGCAAAGTCCTCGGTCCGGTGTCAGTCTCATTGCGTACAGGGACTCGTTGTATGCTCTTGGTGGGTTTAATGGATACAGCCGGCTTAATACTG GTGAAAGGTTTTGCCCCCAACGTGGTGGTGAATGGCAGGAAGTAACGGAAATGTTCAGCGCCAGAAGCAATTTTGCGACAGTTCTGCTCGATGATATGATATTTGTTATCGGAGGATTTAATG GTTCCACCACAATTCCCCACGTGGAGTGCTATGACGCCGATACAATGGAGTGGTATGACGCGGCACCAATGAATCTTACTAGATCAGCTCTCAGTGCTTGCGTCCTGGCTGGATTGCCCAATGCCAGGTCTTTCTCATACCTCGCGAAAGCTGTTCCAGCTGCGGGAGCCGACCAGGCGCACAATTCCTAA